In Pseudomonas sp. P5_109, the genomic window GATGCCCACGGTTTGCTCATCCTGCTGGCGGCGGTGTCCTGGAGTCTCTATTTTGCCCTGCAAAAGCATCACACCGGGCGTTACGACGGGCTGACGCTGGTGTGTTACACGGTGTGGTCCGGGACGGTGTTGTTGCTGGTTTTCTTGCCCGGCATGGTGGATCAAGTCGCCCAGGCACCGATGCGCGTGCAACTCGCGGTGATCGCCCTGGGGATTTTCCCCAGTGCCCTCGCGTACCTGGCCTGGGCCTATGTGCTGGCGCATGTGGACCTGAGCCGGGCGACGATGACGCTGTACCTGACGCCACCGACGGCGATGGTGATTGCGTCCTATGCGCTTGGCGAACGGCCGACATTGATGATCGTGGTCGGCGGGTTGGTGGTGTTGGCGAGTGTGCTGGCGTTGAATCTGGAGCGGCGGGCTGTGGTTGTTCAAGTTGCTCGGGTCTGATCCATGCTGTTTGTTGCCTGGACTGACGCCTTCGCGAGCAAGCCCGCTCCCACAGGGGTTATATGTATGCCGTTGTGCTTGAGTACGACTCAAAACCTGTGGGAGCGGGCTTGCTCGCGAAGAACGATGACTCGGTGTCACAGAAAAACAGACAAATTCAGCTAGCCGAAAACCGGTCACGGCTGTTAGTCAGATGCAACCACATCGCCGCCCGCGCCGCGTCCGGGTCCTGGCGCTTGATGGCATTGAGGATCGCCTCGTGCTCCAGGTTGGCCAACTGGCCGAGCTTGCTCAAGTCCACTGCGCCACGCTCGGCGGCATTGACCCGGGTGCGCGGAATCATCGCATTGCCCAGGTGCTGCATGATCTCGGTGAAACACAGGTTGCCGGTGGCTTCGGCGATCAGCAGATGAAAACGCCGGTCCGCTTCGACACAGCTGTCGTTGTTGGCCAGCAGGCTTTGATAGTCATCCAGTGCTTCACGCATCTGCGCCAATTGCAGATCGCTGCGGCGCGTTGCCGCCAGCGCCGCCGCCTGGGTTTCCAGGCCCATACGCAACTCCAGAATGCTGCGCACCCCCAACGCGGTATCGACATTCAGCCGCAGCCCCTGCTCCGGCGCGCGCTCGATCACAAACGTGCCGATGCCATGGCGAGTTTCCACCAGCCCCGAGGCCTGCAACTTGGAGATCGCCTCGCGCACCACCGTGCGACTGACCCCGTGTTCCTGAACGATGGTGTTCTCCGACGGCAGCTTGTCGCCGGGCAGCATCTGGCCGAGCAGGATGCGCTGGGTCAGTTTCTCTACCAGGTCATGGGCCAGGTTATGGCTGCGCTTGCGAGCAGGTGCTTCGAGGTGTTCTTGCATGAGGGTGTCCGCAAATCAGGGCTATGGAATCGTAGCACCGCGCCTGCCGGGAATCCTGAAAAATCTCGCTCAGCTTGTATGACAACACTCAAGAACAAGCCCATCTCGAGCCACAAAACACGCCAACCAACACAGCACAAAGCATAACAATCCACCTATACAGCACTATTTTGTTGGGTCAACGTGGTTGCACGATGAAAAAATCTAGTTGTATGATGTCTATCAACAACGCAGCACTCAGCTTCACCCCGCATAAAAATAACGAGTGGGAGAAAACGCAGTGAATACATCCATCTCCGGGATGCACGACGACGCCAGTCCAGCGCTGAAGTCGGCCATCGCCAAAGTCAAACGTCACGTCTTGCCGCTGTTCGTCATCATGTTCATCGTCAATTACATTGATCGCGTGAACATCGGTTTCGTCCGCGCCCATATGGAACACGACCTGGGTATCGGTGCTGCCGCCTACGGCCTGGGTGCCGGGCTGTTCTTCATCGGTTACGCGCTGTTCGAAGTGCCTTCCAACATCCTCCTGCAAAAAGTCGGCGCACGTATCTGGCTGACCCGCATCATGCTGACCTGGGGCCTGGTCGCCGCGGGCATGGCGTTCATCCAGAACG contains:
- a CDS encoding FadR/GntR family transcriptional regulator → MQEHLEAPARKRSHNLAHDLVEKLTQRILLGQMLPGDKLPSENTIVQEHGVSRTVVREAISKLQASGLVETRHGIGTFVIERAPEQGLRLNVDTALGVRSILELRMGLETQAAALAATRRSDLQLAQMREALDDYQSLLANNDSCVEADRRFHLLIAEATGNLCFTEIMQHLGNAMIPRTRVNAAERGAVDLSKLGQLANLEHEAILNAIKRQDPDAARAAMWLHLTNSRDRFSAS